Proteins found in one Haloferax litoreum genomic segment:
- a CDS encoding Nramp family divalent metal transporter produces the protein MSDGRVGPDPDDPSRVESTDEDGTRDERLEPKQGVTGGDDVYASEVEGKQYRGTWYLPLRYSDLREATESDEYPEAGTGGSFRLADLPRVPRVGHVVGPSAIMLGASLGSGETLFWPVLTAQFGWMVFWAFVVGVFTQFVINTELQRWTLATGESIFRAFARVGTYWPWAFLFGGLVSLGWPGWAAGAAQVGATALGLSGSLTVLGLDVATWKLIAVGLMALIWLSYQTSSVMYNAVEVFQIGLLFVAIGATLMLVGVTGSWVEFSSIPDAAQSVGSLPDGIDIAVFLGGLAFAGAGGYLNLSQSLWMREKGYGMGNYQGRVKNPLRGDDPEPIERDGFTFRPTVTNLRRWRGWWRVVQLEHLLTFVVGLLVVAPALMSVAIRYAPGTTTDAIQMWLGDVVPLLGPIGSFLVFAILFVALFTTEYAIVESFVRNSADALYESYGREAGWDLPKLFWRLLTAFCVWGIVIILVFTSPFEGREPFFFLVVGAAMSGVMMWPYTALVLVMNTTRLPEHVQPGWGRVAAMWWASGFYGYFSVLLVGTTLAEFGIAAFETAPTILGSGIGGYGLWAVYFVVQAYAVGKSAAGKRDAAGTVPDADEASGWFS, from the coding sequence ATGAGCGATGGTCGCGTCGGCCCAGACCCTGACGACCCGTCACGGGTGGAATCGACTGACGAAGACGGCACACGAGACGAACGACTCGAACCGAAGCAGGGTGTCACCGGTGGCGACGACGTGTACGCTTCGGAAGTCGAAGGAAAACAGTATCGCGGCACGTGGTACCTTCCGCTTCGCTACAGCGATTTACGAGAGGCTACCGAGTCCGACGAGTATCCCGAAGCGGGCACGGGTGGGTCGTTCCGCCTCGCCGACCTTCCGCGCGTCCCACGTGTCGGACACGTCGTTGGCCCATCTGCCATCATGCTCGGTGCCTCTCTCGGAAGCGGTGAGACGCTCTTTTGGCCCGTGTTGACCGCCCAATTCGGGTGGATGGTCTTCTGGGCGTTCGTCGTCGGCGTCTTCACGCAGTTCGTCATCAACACCGAACTTCAGCGCTGGACGCTCGCGACGGGAGAAAGCATCTTTCGCGCGTTCGCCCGCGTGGGAACATACTGGCCGTGGGCGTTCCTGTTCGGTGGCCTCGTCAGCCTCGGATGGCCCGGATGGGCCGCCGGGGCCGCACAGGTTGGCGCGACAGCACTGGGATTGAGCGGGTCACTCACCGTCCTCGGACTCGACGTCGCCACGTGGAAACTCATCGCAGTCGGCCTGATGGCGCTCATCTGGCTCTCGTACCAGACGTCGTCGGTCATGTACAACGCCGTCGAAGTGTTCCAAATCGGACTCTTGTTCGTCGCCATCGGCGCGACGCTGATGCTCGTCGGCGTCACCGGGTCGTGGGTGGAGTTCAGTAGCATCCCCGACGCCGCGCAATCTGTCGGGAGTCTCCCGGACGGTATCGACATCGCCGTCTTCCTCGGTGGTCTGGCCTTCGCCGGCGCGGGCGGCTATCTCAACCTCTCGCAGAGTCTCTGGATGCGCGAGAAAGGCTACGGGATGGGGAACTATCAGGGCCGCGTCAAGAACCCACTCCGGGGCGACGACCCAGAACCAATCGAGCGCGATGGGTTCACCTTCCGACCGACGGTGACGAACCTCCGCCGGTGGCGTGGGTGGTGGCGCGTCGTCCAACTCGAACACCTCCTGACGTTCGTCGTCGGACTCCTCGTCGTCGCACCGGCCCTGATGAGCGTCGCTATCCGCTACGCGCCCGGGACGACAACCGATGCCATCCAGATGTGGCTTGGCGACGTCGTCCCACTCCTCGGCCCCATCGGGTCGTTCCTCGTCTTCGCCATCCTGTTCGTCGCACTCTTCACCACCGAGTACGCCATCGTCGAGTCGTTCGTCCGCAACAGCGCCGACGCACTCTACGAATCGTACGGCCGTGAGGCGGGGTGGGACCTCCCGAAACTGTTCTGGCGACTGCTCACCGCGTTCTGCGTCTGGGGAATCGTCATCATCCTCGTGTTCACCTCGCCGTTCGAAGGGCGCGAACCGTTCTTCTTCCTCGTCGTCGGTGCTGCGATGTCGGGCGTCATGATGTGGCCCTACACTGCCCTCGTCCTCGTGATGAACACGACGCGACTCCCAGAGCACGTCCAACCGGGATGGGGCCGCGTCGCCGCCATGTGGTGGGCTTCCGGGTTCTACGGGTACTTCAGCGTCCTCCTCGTCGGGACGACGCTGGCCGAGTTCGGCATCGCGGCGTTCGAGACGGCACCAACGATTCTCGGAAGCGGTATCGGCGGGTATGGCCTCTGGGCAGTCTACTTCGTCGTACAAGCGTATGCAGTCGGGAAATCCGCGGCAGGAAAGCGTGACGCCGCCGGAACCGTCCCCGATGCAGACGAGGCGAGTGGCTGGTTCTCGTAA
- a CDS encoding LUD domain-containing protein: protein MSTGTVATFEDSLERLEVGWTHASPGEVATVLREVCDDPAVGVELPYDGVELPSWVNTDPTPADLRDANAGITAAGIGIADYGSVVVQGTPDGVEPVSLFGDLHVAVLRESDIVSGMPEAFEWLGEEFRTGHDSAIIATGPSATADMGALVKGAHGPKDVHVVILDE, encoded by the coding sequence ATGTCAACCGGCACGGTTGCGACGTTCGAGGACTCACTCGAACGACTCGAAGTAGGCTGGACACACGCGTCGCCGGGAGAGGTGGCTACAGTCCTCCGTGAGGTCTGTGACGACCCTGCCGTCGGCGTCGAACTCCCTTACGACGGTGTGGAACTGCCGTCGTGGGTGAACACTGACCCGACACCTGCCGACCTCCGGGACGCGAACGCCGGAATCACGGCGGCGGGAATCGGCATCGCGGACTACGGGAGCGTCGTCGTGCAGGGCACGCCCGACGGCGTCGAACCCGTGAGTCTGTTCGGTGACCTCCACGTCGCCGTCCTCCGCGAATCGGACATCGTCTCGGGAATGCCCGAGGCGTTCGAATGGCTGGGCGAGGAGTTCCGAACCGGGCACGATTCGGCCATTATCGCCACCGGACCGAGTGCGACCGCCGACATGGGTGCACTCGTGAAGGGTGCGCACGGCCCCAAAGACGTCCACGTGGTGATTCTCGATGAGTAA
- a CDS encoding LUD domain-containing protein — MSKAREAKAAKIRQLMETEGDAVGTSTRGFNQGRYDSVQTLDDYEGLKAEAREIKEDAIERLPELLGRLRETIEENGGTMYIADDAADANRYIREVCEDEEAERVVKSKSMTSEEIEVNDELEAADVDVVETDLGEWVLQVADETPSHIVAPAIHKSREAIADLFNETFEPAEPLETAEELTMFAREQLGELIEGADVGMTGANFITADTGTMALVTSEGNARKTAVVPDTHVAVAGVEKVVPTVEDLQPFIELIGKSGTGQDITSYISLLTPPVESPTVDFDDPDTPITETETDRDFHLVLIDNGRLDMRDDEQLRETLYCIRCSACSNVCANFQHVGGHAFGGETYSGGIGTGWEAGVEGLDSAAEFNDLCTGCSRCTTACPVNIDIPWINTVVRDRVNRGDVSEVDWLVEGLTPDEEPGGVSLQKRFFGNFETAAKVGSLFAPVSNWAAQSSVSRDLMERFLGIDARRELPSFQRETLKDWFDARDSRVQDATRTAVLYPDVYTNHVQVERGKAAVRALEALGVDVVVPDVRSSGRAPLSQGMIATAEDHAHDVYAGLAEYIDEGRDIVVIEPSDLAMFDSEYEKFLPEKSFQRLSENSYEVMEYIFGLLENGAPADALQTVDGAEVAYHSHCQQRTLGLEGHTEAVLSDLGYDVATSDVECCGMAGSFGYKSEYYELSMDVGSELREQFQTDETRDRTVVASGTSCLEQLDSLLRRPSRHPVELVAPRR, encoded by the coding sequence ATGAGTAAGGCGCGCGAGGCGAAGGCGGCGAAGATTCGCCAGTTGATGGAGACGGAAGGCGACGCCGTCGGAACGAGTACCCGCGGGTTCAATCAGGGGCGCTACGACTCCGTCCAGACGCTCGACGACTACGAGGGCCTGAAAGCCGAGGCACGAGAGATAAAAGAAGACGCCATCGAGCGACTCCCCGAACTCCTCGGCCGACTCCGCGAGACCATCGAGGAAAACGGCGGGACGATGTACATCGCCGACGACGCCGCCGACGCGAACCGCTACATCCGTGAGGTCTGCGAAGACGAGGAGGCCGAACGAGTCGTCAAGTCGAAGTCGATGACTTCCGAGGAGATAGAGGTCAACGACGAACTCGAAGCGGCAGACGTGGACGTCGTGGAGACGGACCTCGGCGAGTGGGTACTCCAAGTCGCCGACGAGACACCGTCGCACATCGTCGCGCCCGCCATCCACAAGTCGCGCGAGGCCATCGCCGACCTGTTCAACGAGACGTTCGAACCCGCGGAACCGCTGGAGACGGCGGAAGAACTCACCATGTTCGCCCGCGAGCAACTCGGCGAACTCATCGAAGGTGCCGACGTGGGAATGACTGGTGCGAACTTCATCACCGCCGACACGGGGACGATGGCGCTCGTCACCTCCGAGGGCAACGCGCGTAAGACGGCCGTCGTGCCGGATACACACGTCGCCGTCGCCGGTGTCGAGAAAGTCGTCCCGACCGTCGAAGACCTCCAACCGTTCATCGAACTCATCGGCAAGTCGGGAACCGGACAGGACATCACCTCCTACATCTCGCTTCTCACGCCACCCGTCGAGTCCCCGACGGTCGATTTCGACGACCCCGACACCCCCATCACCGAAACCGAGACCGACCGCGACTTCCACCTCGTCCTCATCGACAACGGTCGACTCGACATGCGCGACGACGAGCAGTTGCGCGAGACGCTCTACTGCATCCGGTGTTCGGCGTGTTCGAACGTCTGCGCCAACTTCCAGCACGTCGGCGGTCACGCCTTCGGCGGCGAGACGTACTCCGGTGGCATCGGGACCGGGTGGGAAGCAGGCGTCGAAGGCCTCGACTCGGCCGCCGAGTTCAACGACCTCTGTACCGGGTGTAGCCGCTGTACGACTGCCTGCCCGGTCAACATCGACATCCCGTGGATAAACACGGTCGTCCGCGACCGGGTCAACCGCGGCGACGTGTCGGAAGTCGATTGGCTCGTCGAGGGCCTCACGCCCGACGAAGAACCCGGCGGTGTCAGCCTCCAGAAGCGCTTCTTCGGCAACTTCGAGACGGCCGCGAAGGTCGGTAGTCTCTTCGCCCCAGTCTCCAACTGGGCCGCCCAATCGTCTGTCTCGCGTGACCTCATGGAGCGCTTCCTCGGAATCGACGCGCGGCGTGAACTCCCGTCGTTCCAGCGCGAGACACTGAAAGACTGGTTCGACGCGCGGGACTCCCGCGTGCAGGACGCGACGCGAACTGCCGTCCTCTACCCGGACGTGTACACGAACCACGTACAAGTCGAACGCGGGAAGGCCGCGGTTCGCGCACTCGAAGCACTCGGTGTCGACGTCGTCGTCCCCGACGTTCGCTCGTCGGGTCGGGCACCGCTCTCGCAAGGGATGATTGCCACGGCCGAAGACCACGCGCACGACGTGTACGCCGGCCTCGCCGAGTATATCGACGAGGGGAGAGACATCGTCGTCATCGAACCTTCGGACCTCGCGATGTTCGACAGCGAGTACGAGAAGTTCCTCCCCGAGAAGTCGTTCCAGCGTCTCTCGGAGAACAGTTACGAGGTGATGGAGTACATCTTTGGACTGCTCGAAAACGGTGCACCTGCCGACGCGCTACAGACGGTCGACGGAGCGGAAGTCGCCTATCACAGTCACTGTCAGCAGCGAACTCTCGGCCTCGAAGGCCACACCGAAGCCGTCCTCTCGGACCTCGGGTACGACGTGGCCACGTCCGACGTGGAGTGCTGTGGGATGGCCGGGTCGTTCGGCTACAAATCCGAATACTACGAACTGAGCATGGACGTCGGGTCCGAACTGCGAGAGCAGTTCCAGACGGACGAGACGCGCGACCGAACCGTCGTCGCGAGCGGGACGTCCTGTCTCGAACAACTCGACTCGCTGTTGCGCAGACCGTCTCGCCATCCGGTCGAACTCGTCGCGCCGCGACGGTAG
- a CDS encoding PRC-barrel domain-containing protein, with the protein MDGTPEEITTLVGREVYSNNGVFVGEVEDVRLDLDHETVTGLALTALNNELFRNQIEPGKGVLIPYRWVRAVGDVILINDVIERLKNPEEDEESLLA; encoded by the coding sequence ATGGACGGGACGCCCGAAGAGATTACGACGCTCGTAGGCCGTGAGGTCTACTCGAACAACGGCGTGTTCGTCGGCGAAGTCGAAGACGTCCGCCTCGACTTAGACCACGAGACGGTCACTGGACTCGCGCTGACGGCGCTGAACAACGAACTGTTCCGGAATCAAATCGAGCCTGGCAAGGGCGTACTCATTCCGTACCGGTGGGTTCGTGCAGTCGGCGACGTCATCCTCATCAACGACGTCATCGAGCGCCTGAAGAACCCCGAAGAAGACGAAGAGTCGCTTCTCGCGTAG
- a CDS encoding DHH family phosphoesterase, with product MSAGVSVSSMSTYAILGCGSVGHAVAEELADEGKDVLILDKDESRVEALRDQDLNAQTTDIAEPELADVVADRDVVLILSSDVEANKAAVSTIREREDDKFVVVRASDPVSEDELTKLGADVVINPSEVIADSALRSVESGELEYKARQLADILRETDHGLAILTHDNPDPDSLASAIALQAIALEYDIEADILYSGDMGHQENRAFVNILGIELTPRSDAKPLEEYGAVALVDHMKSGMPDLGDAEITVFIDHFEPDEGIDARFTDIRPNVSSTSTILTKYIQEFDLSPSKAVATALLYGIRAETLDFKRDTTPADLTAAAYLYPFADHDTLEKVESPSMSPETLDVLAEAIQNREVQGSHLVSNAGFIRDRDALTQAAQHLLNLEGITTTAVFGIADDTIYLAARSKDIRMNIGKILSDAFTGIGEAGGHSTQGSVEIPLGIFTGIESSDDNRDTLLQLTEEAVKRKLFRAMGVESGESGNGS from the coding sequence ATGAGTGCAGGGGTCAGTGTCTCTTCGATGTCCACGTATGCGATTCTCGGATGTGGGAGCGTCGGGCACGCCGTGGCCGAGGAACTCGCGGACGAGGGCAAGGATGTCCTCATCCTCGACAAGGACGAGAGTCGCGTTGAAGCCCTGCGCGACCAGGACCTGAACGCGCAGACGACCGATATCGCCGAACCGGAACTCGCCGACGTCGTCGCCGACCGCGACGTGGTCCTCATCCTCTCGTCGGACGTCGAAGCGAACAAGGCCGCCGTGTCGACCATCCGTGAGCGAGAAGACGACAAGTTCGTCGTCGTCCGCGCGTCTGACCCCGTCTCCGAAGACGAACTCACGAAACTTGGTGCCGACGTGGTCATCAACCCCTCCGAGGTCATCGCCGACTCCGCACTCCGAAGCGTCGAGTCCGGCGAACTCGAATACAAAGCCCGACAACTCGCCGATATCCTGCGTGAGACGGACCACGGACTGGCCATCCTCACACACGACAACCCAGACCCCGACTCACTCGCCTCGGCAATCGCGTTACAGGCCATCGCCCTCGAGTACGACATCGAAGCCGACATCCTCTACTCGGGCGACATGGGCCACCAGGAGAACCGGGCGTTCGTGAACATCCTCGGCATCGAACTCACGCCGCGGTCGGACGCGAAACCACTCGAAGAGTACGGTGCCGTCGCCCTCGTCGACCACATGAAGTCCGGGATGCCGGACCTCGGCGACGCCGAGATTACGGTGTTCATCGACCACTTCGAACCCGACGAGGGTATCGACGCGCGTTTCACCGACATTCGCCCGAACGTCTCGTCGACGTCGACTATCCTCACGAAGTACATCCAAGAGTTCGACCTCAGCCCCTCGAAAGCGGTCGCGACGGCGCTCCTGTACGGCATCCGTGCCGAGACGCTCGACTTCAAGCGCGACACGACGCCCGCAGACTTGACCGCTGCGGCGTACCTCTACCCGTTCGCGGACCACGACACACTGGAGAAAGTCGAGTCGCCGTCCATGTCACCCGAGACGTTGGACGTGCTCGCCGAAGCCATCCAGAATCGGGAGGTACAGGGGTCCCACCTCGTCTCGAACGCAGGGTTCATCCGTGACCGAGACGCCCTGACGCAGGCGGCCCAACACCTGCTGAATTTGGAAGGTATCACCACCACGGCCGTCTTCGGCATCGCCGACGACACCATCTACCTCGCTGCTCGCTCGAAGGACATCCGGATGAACATCGGGAAGATTCTGAGCGACGCCTTCACGGGTATCGGCGAAGCCGGTGGCCACTCCACGCAGGGCTCTGTCGAGATTCCGCTCGGCATCTTCACCGGTATCGAGTCGAGCGACGACAACCGCGATACGCTCTTGCAACTGACTGAAGAAGCGGTAAAGCGCAAGCTCTTCCGTGCAATGGGAGTGGAGAGCGGCGAGAGCGGAAACGGGAGTTAG
- a CDS encoding MFS transporter → MDRTRLRFWALYLTRFAGGFGFITLVTLLPKYINELDPTAVVLPEVALGGLVLGGLTLSKGFVIGMYTTGFTLAQTVAVVPLAWAGDRYDKRLVLAGTVGLGALVYAMFPLVDSSLSFVVARAAQGIAVTGAGLMSLALVGELAREGTRANHIGKANAARFAASILGSLSAGFLYDAFGFTPIFVVITVLLTIATVAIWVFLPPDETTVHGFPFTNLALNERILTMATFRVQYAVAVTLVRTWVPIYAGVSAASGGLAYGGIAVAATVVAEKFTNMLCQPYTGRISDQYGRARFVFVGGGLYGLVALAVPFSPAIGQALALPAVFPVLGPLSPAFLPLVGFAGLLGIADSLREPASMALFADEGTGGSGVASSFGIRELLWRPGSVVAPLLGGYLMADVGMQWVFYVGGASALTGVLAFLGVLVWSHGTGALTQW, encoded by the coding sequence ATGGACCGCACCCGTCTGAGGTTCTGGGCGTTGTACCTCACCCGATTCGCCGGTGGATTCGGGTTCATCACGCTCGTGACTCTCCTTCCGAAGTACATCAACGAACTCGACCCGACGGCGGTGGTGCTGCCCGAAGTCGCACTCGGTGGCCTCGTCCTCGGGGGTCTCACCCTCTCGAAAGGGTTCGTCATCGGGATGTACACCACTGGGTTCACGCTTGCGCAGACCGTCGCTGTCGTCCCGCTCGCGTGGGCGGGCGATAGATACGACAAACGCCTCGTTCTCGCGGGAACCGTCGGCTTGGGTGCGCTCGTCTACGCCATGTTCCCGCTCGTCGATTCCAGCCTTTCGTTCGTCGTCGCCCGCGCAGCACAGGGAATCGCCGTCACCGGGGCCGGGTTGATGTCACTCGCGTTAGTCGGTGAACTCGCCCGCGAGGGAACGCGTGCGAATCACATCGGGAAGGCGAACGCCGCACGGTTCGCGGCGTCTATCCTCGGCAGTCTCAGCGCCGGATTCCTCTACGACGCGTTCGGGTTCACGCCCATCTTCGTCGTCATCACGGTTCTCCTGACTATCGCTACCGTCGCCATCTGGGTGTTCCTCCCGCCGGACGAGACGACAGTTCACGGCTTTCCGTTCACCAATCTCGCGCTCAACGAGCGAATTCTGACCATGGCGACGTTCCGCGTGCAGTACGCCGTCGCCGTCACGCTCGTCAGAACGTGGGTACCCATCTACGCCGGAGTGTCGGCCGCATCGGGTGGACTCGCCTACGGCGGCATCGCCGTCGCCGCAACCGTCGTCGCAGAGAAGTTCACCAACATGCTCTGCCAACCGTACACCGGGCGTATCTCCGACCAGTACGGCCGCGCGCGATTCGTCTTCGTCGGCGGCGGCCTCTACGGACTCGTCGCGCTCGCTGTCCCCTTCTCGCCTGCAATCGGTCAGGCACTCGCGCTTCCCGCGGTGTTCCCGGTTCTCGGACCACTCTCACCCGCGTTCCTCCCACTCGTCGGCTTTGCCGGACTCCTCGGAATTGCAGATAGCCTTCGGGAACCCGCCAGTATGGCCCTCTTTGCCGACGAGGGAACTGGCGGTTCGGGTGTCGCCAGCAGTTTCGGCATCCGTGAACTCCTCTGGCGTCCGGGAAGCGTCGTCGCACCGCTTCTCGGTGGCTACCTCATGGCCGACGTTGGGATGCAGTGGGTGTTCTACGTCGGTGGCGCGTCCGCTCTCACTGGGGTCCTCGCGTTCCTCGGCGTCCTCGTGTGGTCGCACGGGACGGGCGCGCTGACGCAGTGGTGA
- a CDS encoding dihydrodipicolinate synthase family protein, producing MSVSTLRGVLCPLVTPFEDGTVDEASLTALVDWVIERDIDGVVPCGTTGEFASLSPDEFRTVVETTVEATDGRVPVVAGVAGTDSSTVTDRIEFAASVGADAVLLTQPYFHTAPTPEGNQQFFETIAASSPLPLVLYNIPACTGQAIAPETVAALADHDGIVGLKDSSGDFDYFLELLRVTDDDFSLLEGYDQHYVSGVHAGSDGGINALSNVVPEVFASIRDEAFAGETEAALGREQAALPDLFGYCMEYGFASVAKVGLEHRGVIASSEVRPPLTPVPDDAVAEIVELTERLA from the coding sequence ATGTCAGTATCCACCCTACGAGGCGTCCTCTGTCCGCTCGTCACACCATTCGAAGACGGAACAGTAGACGAGGCGAGTCTCACAGCGCTCGTCGACTGGGTCATCGAACGCGACATCGACGGTGTCGTCCCGTGCGGAACGACGGGCGAGTTCGCAAGTCTCTCTCCCGACGAGTTCCGAACGGTTGTCGAGACGACTGTCGAGGCCACTGACGGCCGAGTGCCCGTCGTCGCCGGCGTCGCAGGGACGGACAGTTCCACCGTCACTGACCGTATCGAGTTCGCCGCCAGCGTCGGCGCTGACGCGGTGCTTCTGACACAACCGTACTTCCACACTGCACCCACCCCCGAAGGAAATCAACAGTTCTTCGAGACCATCGCTGCGTCGAGTCCGCTTCCCCTCGTCCTCTACAACATCCCAGCGTGTACCGGACAGGCTATCGCGCCGGAGACTGTCGCCGCACTCGCAGACCACGACGGAATCGTGGGCCTCAAAGACTCCAGCGGCGACTTCGACTACTTCCTCGAACTACTTCGCGTGACAGACGACGACTTCTCCCTCCTCGAAGGGTACGACCAGCACTACGTCTCGGGCGTTCACGCAGGGAGTGACGGCGGCATCAACGCCCTCTCGAACGTCGTCCCCGAGGTGTTCGCGTCGATTCGCGACGAGGCGTTCGCGGGCGAGACGGAAGCAGCGCTCGGACGCGAACAAGCGGCCCTCCCGGACCTCTTCGGCTACTGCATGGAGTACGGATTCGCGTCGGTTGCGAAAGTTGGCCTCGAACACCGTGGCGTTATCGCGTCGAGCGAGGTTCGCCCGCCGCTCACCCCAGTTCCGGACGACGCTGTCGCTGAGATTGTGGAACTGACCGAGCGCCTCGCATAG
- a CDS encoding alpha/beta hydrolase encodes MDYLQTPAVHRIMTSPAGRLLTSRVFETIKTRSIPREFGVVRARAAADVALGEGPEAYLREVGAPPAPHLHDRIERALAEYAQIREEYDETMERWNSVFWGGYESLPDERVAIERDRREISQRRAKPSDVFGFLAKEHLVPPVKFSTPNPDDALTRWHHELAEPERLYGFAESRASEEFPRVERSATVRGPGTVEFLLRFTSPSPHLSDKATARVYEPADADGDLPTIVFHSGWGMFDDQLAYWPEEEYLARALAPEGYRVILPDAPWHGRRELLGHYSGEPYIARAPVGLFTLYSAAALETGVLVDWARTEGSPVVGVGGISLGGTIALHVGGRCGDWPESMRPDLLFPVGMPGAIDQTLLSSDLSDLLDIENALDAAGWTGDVLHEFAPLLNPPKTPCLSPDRVFPFVGTRDTMAPTQTARALLDEWGVPRPNRREWDCGHFGVLANVIRGDEFRHTVRRELDRATRDERRKTVSV; translated from the coding sequence ATGGACTACCTCCAGACACCGGCCGTCCATCGGATTATGACGTCTCCCGCCGGGCGACTGCTCACATCTCGCGTCTTCGAGACCATCAAGACGCGCTCGATACCTCGCGAATTCGGCGTCGTCCGCGCCCGTGCGGCCGCCGACGTGGCTCTCGGTGAGGGACCGGAAGCGTACCTCCGAGAAGTTGGCGCACCGCCTGCCCCCCACCTCCACGACCGAATCGAGCGTGCACTGGCCGAGTACGCGCAGATTCGAGAGGAGTACGACGAGACGATGGAGCGGTGGAATAGCGTGTTCTGGGGCGGGTACGAGTCCCTCCCGGACGAACGTGTCGCCATCGAACGCGACCGGCGAGAAATCTCGCAGCGTCGGGCCAAGCCGAGCGACGTCTTCGGGTTCCTGGCGAAAGAACACCTCGTCCCACCGGTGAAGTTCTCGACGCCGAACCCCGACGACGCACTGACTCGCTGGCACCACGAACTGGCAGAACCCGAGCGACTCTATGGATTCGCGGAATCGCGTGCCTCCGAAGAGTTCCCCCGCGTCGAACGCTCTGCAACCGTTCGTGGGCCGGGGACGGTCGAGTTCCTCCTTCGGTTTACGTCGCCATCGCCCCACCTCAGCGACAAAGCGACTGCTCGGGTGTACGAACCGGCAGACGCAGATGGCGACCTGCCGACGATTGTCTTCCACTCTGGATGGGGAATGTTCGACGACCAACTCGCCTACTGGCCGGAAGAGGAGTACCTCGCACGTGCGCTCGCACCCGAGGGGTACCGGGTCATCCTCCCCGACGCGCCGTGGCACGGCCGACGCGAACTCCTCGGTCACTATAGCGGCGAACCATACATCGCCCGTGCACCAGTCGGATTGTTCACGCTCTACTCGGCGGCGGCGCTCGAAACCGGCGTTCTCGTCGATTGGGCGCGAACCGAAGGCTCCCCTGTCGTCGGTGTCGGTGGCATCAGCCTCGGCGGGACAATCGCGCTCCACGTCGGCGGGCGGTGCGGTGACTGGCCCGAGTCGATGCGTCCGGACCTCCTGTTCCCCGTCGGCATGCCGGGTGCGATAGACCAGACGCTCCTTTCGTCCGACCTCTCTGACCTCCTGGACATCGAGAACGCTCTCGACGCTGCTGGATGGACCGGCGACGTCCTTCACGAGTTTGCCCCACTTCTCAACCCCCCGAAGACGCCGTGTCTCTCGCCAGACCGCGTCTTCCCGTTCGTCGGCACGCGAGACACGATGGCCCCGACGCAAACCGCACGGGCACTCTTGGACGAGTGGGGCGTGCCCCGACCAAACCGCCGCGAGTGGGACTGTGGACACTTCGGTGTCTTGGCCAACGTGATTCGCGGCGACGAGTTCCGCCACACGGTCAGACGCGAACTCGACAGGGCGACACGCGACGAACGTCGAAAAACAGTCTCGGTCTAA